The Acidimicrobiales bacterium region CGAACGTCACGGCGCCGGCTCGGACTGGCGGCGCTTCATGAGGCGGAAGCACGACCGGCCCTGCTCGTTCCGGTAGACGTCGTAGTCGTCGAGGAGCGCCCCGAGGATCTGGCGGCTGAACGCCGTCAGCATGGGGTCGGTCTCGTCGTGCTCGAAGTTGCCCACCCCCTCGACCTCGAGCCGATCGCGGTCGATGCTGTAACGCAGGTCGACGGTGCCGTCGCGGTCCTTGTTGCCGATCAGCACGAAGCACAGCTCGTCGATGGCGAGCCGGAGGTCCTCGACCTCGTCGATGGTGAAGCCGAGGCGGCTGGCGA contains the following coding sequences:
- a CDS encoding ATP-binding protein, yielding MSTRDEVRLAVPATPEFLRLARVTASGIASRLGFTIDEVEDLRLAIDELCFVLIGNKDRDGTVDLRYSIDRDRLEVEGVGNFEHDETDPMLTAFSRQILGALLDDYDVYRNEQGRSCFRLMKRRQSEPAP